In one window of Gemmatimonadota bacterium DNA:
- a CDS encoding glycosyltransferase family 4 protein has product MAGPRPARRPRRLVYVYDGDWPKGATRVVKETRSLAAAGHEVHLVARNETRDPRVEQTGWMTVHRLPALGPRLVNKAINFPYFFNPFWILAIWRVARTVGADGILVADLPLGPTALWVGRWLGLPVYFDMVEVYPEFLRTLWQFEPMGWSDHLVRNPRVAEWLERLILPRFEVVFVVSEESRQRAVALGVRPERLVILGNTPEHPEDLAGDRPMPPPLLPYQGRPVLLFVGTIIQDRGVLKAVEAMPLVLASMPGTLLVVVGDGPARAEAEAAAGRLGVAEHVLFAGWRPHAELAAWYRHADVGLQPFLDGSHVRITLANKLFDYMAAGLPVAATDLPSTRRILEDADAGILLPVDDARGFADGLIGLLRDPERCRRLGENGRQAVADRYAWRHDEARLLAALEC; this is encoded by the coding sequence GTGGCGGGACCGCGGCCGGCCCGGCGACCCCGGCGGCTGGTGTATGTCTATGACGGCGACTGGCCCAAGGGTGCCACCCGGGTGGTCAAGGAAACCCGCAGCCTCGCGGCCGCGGGCCATGAAGTACACCTCGTGGCCCGGAACGAGACCCGGGATCCCCGGGTGGAGCAGACCGGCTGGATGACCGTGCACCGGCTGCCGGCGCTCGGGCCCCGGCTGGTCAACAAGGCGATCAACTTCCCGTACTTCTTCAACCCGTTCTGGATCCTCGCGATCTGGCGGGTGGCGCGGACGGTCGGCGCCGACGGGATCCTGGTGGCCGACCTGCCGCTCGGGCCCACCGCGCTATGGGTGGGCCGGTGGCTCGGCCTGCCGGTGTACTTCGACATGGTCGAGGTCTATCCCGAGTTCCTTCGAACGCTCTGGCAGTTCGAACCGATGGGGTGGTCCGACCACCTGGTTCGGAATCCGCGGGTGGCCGAGTGGCTCGAGCGCCTGATCCTGCCCCGGTTCGAGGTGGTGTTCGTGGTTTCGGAGGAATCGCGACAGCGCGCCGTCGCCCTCGGGGTCCGGCCCGAGCGGCTGGTCATCCTGGGCAACACGCCAGAGCATCCGGAGGACTTGGCCGGGGACCGTCCCATGCCACCGCCACTGCTTCCCTACCAGGGCCGCCCGGTCCTGCTCTTCGTGGGCACCATCATCCAGGACCGCGGCGTGCTGAAGGCGGTCGAGGCGATGCCGCTTGTGCTGGCGAGCATGCCCGGCACCCTGCTCGTCGTAGTGGGTGACGGCCCCGCGCGGGCGGAGGCAGAGGCGGCGGCCGGTCGACTGGGCGTCGCCGAGCACGTGCTGTTCGCCGGTTGGCGTCCGCACGCCGAGTTGGCCGCGTGGTACCGGCATGCCGACGTTGGCCTGCAGCCGTTCCTGGACGGGAGCCACGTGCGCATCACCCTGGCCAACAAGCTGTTTGACTACATGGCGGCCGGCCTGCCGGTGGCCGCTACCGATCTTCCCTCCACCCGGCGAATCCTCGAGGATGCCGACGCCGGCATCCTGCTGCCCGTGGACGATGCACGGGGTTTTGCTGACGGGCTGATCGGCCTCCTCCGGGACCCGGAGCGCTGCCGGCGGCTGGGTGAGAATGGCCGTCAGGCGGTGGCAGACCGTTACGCCTGGCGTCACGATGAAGCGCGGCTCCTGGCCGCGCTGGAGTGCTGA
- a CDS encoding DegT/DnrJ/EryC1/StrS family aminotransferase, with protein sequence MSLGRRPPVASPVPLRGFAQAVGTALLPAHRERAAAAMHAWLRNRFGGNAALLLDSGTTALTLALVLAVKATGRRKVALPAYGCFDLATACDGADVEVVLYDLAPGTLGPDWDSLARAVDRQTAAVVVAHLYGIPVDLARVRAHTGPAGVVLIEDAAQGIGGSIDGRPLGSHGDLAILSFGRGKGLTAGGGGALLCHAEWLAARVVAAGRDLVRGGSGLKGLAISLLQWGLGRPGWYWLPTGLRFLGLGETPYHVPSPPRGLSAAGHGLLSAAIVVEPLASDVRRVTAAALRSALAGGAEFGIPDVPAGGTAGYLRFPVVARPPLAERLRGSDAREEGIMPGYPLSLSDLPGFRERVLTGFGEYSGAKSLVGGLFTLPTHRWARTARLARVVLGP encoded by the coding sequence ATGAGCCTCGGCCGGCGCCCGCCGGTCGCCTCGCCGGTGCCGCTTCGGGGGTTCGCCCAGGCGGTGGGTACCGCGCTGCTGCCGGCCCACCGGGAGCGCGCCGCTGCGGCCATGCACGCCTGGCTGCGGAACCGCTTCGGCGGGAACGCCGCGCTCCTCCTGGACAGCGGAACCACGGCCCTGACGCTGGCGCTGGTCCTTGCCGTCAAGGCCACGGGGCGACGGAAGGTGGCGTTGCCGGCCTACGGCTGCTTCGACCTGGCCACCGCCTGCGATGGGGCGGACGTCGAGGTGGTGCTCTATGACTTGGCCCCGGGCACGCTGGGCCCGGACTGGGACTCACTGGCGCGCGCGGTGGACCGGCAGACGGCCGCCGTGGTGGTGGCGCACCTCTATGGCATCCCCGTGGACCTCGCGAGGGTCCGTGCCCATACCGGTCCCGCAGGTGTGGTGCTGATCGAGGATGCCGCGCAGGGGATCGGCGGGAGCATCGACGGGCGCCCGTTGGGCAGCCATGGCGACCTGGCCATCCTGAGTTTTGGTCGGGGGAAGGGACTCACCGCCGGCGGCGGAGGAGCGCTACTCTGTCACGCGGAATGGCTGGCGGCCCGGGTGGTGGCGGCGGGGCGCGATCTGGTACGCGGAGGGAGCGGCCTCAAGGGTCTCGCCATCTCGCTCCTGCAGTGGGGGCTCGGACGGCCGGGGTGGTACTGGCTGCCCACCGGCCTCCGGTTCCTGGGGCTCGGCGAGACCCCGTATCACGTGCCGTCCCCCCCCCGTGGCCTCTCCGCCGCGGGTCATGGGCTGCTGTCGGCCGCGATTGTGGTGGAGCCGTTGGCCTCCGACGTCCGCCGCGTGACCGCCGCCGCGCTGCGGAGCGCACTGGCCGGAGGCGCCGAGTTTGGCATCCCGGACGTGCCGGCGGGCGGCACCGCGGGCTACCTGCGCTTCCCGGTCGTGGCGCGGCCCCCGCTGGCAGAGCGGCTCCGGGGATCCGATGCGCGGGAGGAGGGGATCATGCCAGGCTACCCGCTGTCGCTTTCCGACCTCCCGGGCTTTCGGGAGCGGGTCTTGACCGGATTCGGCGAATATTCGGGCGCCAAGTCCCTCGTGGGCGGGCTTTTTACCCTGCCCACGCATCGATGGGCCCGGACCGCCCGTCTGGCGCGTGTCGTTCTCGGGCCATAG
- a CDS encoding O-antigen ligase family protein → MATTALSSRSLLPRFDLYRAALFLLIIVAVGKSHLHFPIMVQLRPALVLTGLTMAYAMMNPSGLADRSVLKLWPARLIAALGVWSVASIPLSISPGGTAMFVFTEYSKTIVLALLLILAVRDTRDLLTLLWGFVAAVGSLAILSILVFKVTQHGDDEIARIQNGYAYDSNDIGLVAVVGIAITLLLFQSSKGMGKLFSMATLAALGATIARTGSRGAFVGLVCVGGGLLVLLREVPIAKRMAFVVLCLVGVGVAAPAGYWEQMQTILVPSQDYNWDASQGRMELIKRAFGYMMRNPATGLGAGQFGRAEGTMSPLATAHSEDPGSAGVKWSAAHNSFMQIGAEMGVPGLVLFGMLVFGCILEGLRLQRRLPASWRQSDPERRLLYSCATYLPVAFLGFASAGFFVSFAYLDVIYVLTAFHLGMLRCIQMKEQEELGGGTGGDIPVAVPRRGRGGGWGPAVPAPWPLPPPGTPARPLAPELRERSR, encoded by the coding sequence ATGGCCACCACCGCGTTGTCCTCTCGCTCGCTCCTTCCCCGGTTCGACCTGTACCGGGCGGCGCTGTTCCTGCTCATCATCGTCGCCGTCGGCAAGAGTCACCTGCACTTCCCGATCATGGTGCAGTTGCGGCCCGCGCTGGTGCTCACCGGGCTCACCATGGCCTATGCCATGATGAACCCCTCGGGCCTGGCCGACCGATCGGTCCTCAAGCTGTGGCCGGCGCGGCTCATCGCCGCGCTCGGCGTCTGGTCGGTGGCCAGCATTCCGCTCAGTATCTCCCCGGGCGGCACCGCGATGTTCGTCTTCACCGAGTATTCCAAGACCATTGTCCTTGCCCTGCTGCTGATCCTCGCAGTGCGCGACACCCGTGACCTGCTGACGCTCCTGTGGGGATTCGTGGCCGCCGTGGGCTCCCTCGCCATCCTCTCGATCCTGGTCTTCAAAGTGACGCAGCACGGCGACGACGAGATCGCCCGGATCCAGAACGGCTACGCCTACGACTCCAACGATATCGGGCTGGTGGCGGTGGTCGGGATCGCAATCACCCTGCTTCTGTTCCAGTCATCCAAGGGCATGGGAAAGCTGTTCAGCATGGCCACGCTCGCCGCGCTGGGTGCCACGATCGCCCGGACCGGCTCGCGCGGTGCGTTCGTGGGCCTGGTGTGCGTGGGGGGGGGGCTGCTGGTCTTGTTGCGGGAGGTGCCGATCGCCAAGCGCATGGCCTTCGTGGTCCTCTGCCTGGTCGGCGTCGGTGTCGCTGCGCCCGCCGGGTATTGGGAGCAGATGCAGACCATCCTCGTGCCTTCGCAGGACTACAACTGGGACGCCAGCCAGGGCCGCATGGAGCTGATCAAGCGCGCTTTCGGCTACATGATGCGCAATCCCGCGACTGGCCTCGGCGCCGGGCAGTTCGGGCGGGCCGAGGGCACCATGTCGCCGCTGGCCACCGCCCACAGTGAGGACCCGGGGTCGGCAGGCGTGAAGTGGTCCGCCGCGCACAACTCCTTCATGCAGATCGGGGCCGAGATGGGCGTCCCCGGGCTGGTGCTGTTCGGCATGCTGGTGTTCGGCTGCATCCTGGAGGGGCTCCGGCTGCAGCGACGCTTGCCCGCCTCCTGGCGACAATCGGATCCCGAGCGGAGGCTGCTCTATTCCTGCGCCACCTACCTGCCGGTGGCATTCCTGGGCTTCGCTTCCGCCGGGTTTTTCGTCTCCTTCGCCTACCTGGACGTGATCTACGTGCTCACCGCGTTCCACCTGGGCATGCTGCGCTGCATCCAGATGAAGGAGCAGGAAGAACTGGGTGGCGGGACGGGGGGAGACATCCCCGTCGCCGTGCCGCGCCGCGGCCGCGGCGGCGGCTGGGGCCCCGCGGTCCCGGCCCCATGGCCGCTCCCGCCGCCTGGCACGCCTGCCCGCCCGCTGGCGCCTGAACTGCGGGAACGGTCGCGGTGA
- a CDS encoding SGNH/GDSL hydrolase family protein — protein MTDATTAEPTPTRLRRWHLLMLAALGVLVLLGIAEGASRLYLRAAEGYDGAHLYQFRFDPYKNILPAPGYVDTRGIRHNKAGFRRTTEVSREKPAGTYRIFLMGASTAYGLGGLWPHLDPSWPVLPNDSTIDAYLERELGGRFPGTKVEVINAAITSTWTHHHLIYLNQRIIGYQPDMVLFLDGYNDFYFFNRDHDQFDSYGYNLESQKILGDPTLKSLGYGVGWWFYRRSAFIHLLGQGARNVVLLAKGKPVQRPMAVDSAVAGFESVFPRSALKMHERAGLVLRNEGIVPVFMMQPMLLLERGKPKDAVEEKLFQFDVGSWRPGYEEYLHRVVPIARDSEAAMAARVGGMAIDLTDIFRAMPERTYTDYAHLTPLGNRVLAHLVAERIAPAIADKLQQP, from the coding sequence ATGACCGACGCGACCACCGCCGAGCCCACCCCTACCCGGTTGCGCCGCTGGCACCTGTTGATGCTGGCGGCGCTGGGGGTGCTTGTCCTGCTTGGCATCGCCGAGGGCGCCTCGCGCCTCTACCTGCGCGCCGCCGAAGGCTACGACGGCGCGCATCTCTACCAGTTCCGGTTCGATCCTTACAAGAACATCCTCCCGGCGCCTGGATACGTCGATACCCGCGGGATCCGGCACAACAAGGCTGGCTTCCGCCGCACCACCGAGGTGAGCCGGGAGAAGCCGGCGGGGACCTACCGGATCTTCCTGATGGGCGCCTCGACGGCGTACGGGTTGGGCGGACTGTGGCCCCACCTCGACCCCAGCTGGCCGGTACTGCCCAACGATTCTACCATCGATGCCTACCTCGAGCGGGAACTCGGGGGCCGCTTCCCCGGCACGAAGGTTGAGGTCATCAACGCCGCGATCACCAGCACCTGGACGCACCACCACCTGATTTACCTGAACCAGCGCATCATCGGGTACCAGCCGGACATGGTGCTGTTCCTCGACGGCTACAACGACTTCTACTTCTTTAATCGCGACCACGACCAGTTCGACAGCTACGGCTACAACCTGGAAAGCCAGAAGATCCTGGGGGATCCCACTCTCAAGTCGCTGGGGTACGGCGTGGGATGGTGGTTCTACCGTCGGAGCGCGTTCATCCACCTGTTGGGGCAGGGGGCCCGCAACGTGGTGCTGCTCGCCAAGGGCAAGCCAGTGCAACGGCCAATGGCGGTGGATTCCGCCGTGGCGGGGTTCGAGTCGGTGTTCCCCCGCAGCGCCCTCAAGATGCACGAGCGGGCCGGTCTGGTCCTCCGCAACGAAGGGATCGTGCCGGTGTTCATGATGCAGCCGATGCTGCTGCTGGAACGCGGGAAGCCCAAGGACGCGGTCGAGGAGAAGCTGTTCCAGTTCGACGTCGGTTCCTGGAGGCCTGGCTACGAAGAGTACCTGCACCGGGTCGTCCCGATCGCCCGGGATTCCGAGGCGGCGATGGCTGCACGGGTCGGGGGCATGGCCATCGACCTCACCGACATCTTCCGGGCTATGCCGGAGCGGACCTACACTGACTACGCCCACCTCACGCCGCTCGGCAACCGGGTCCTGGCTCATCTCGTGGCCGAGCGCATCGCCCCTGCCATCGCCGACAAGCTCCAGCAGCCATAG
- a CDS encoding carbamoyltransferase — MTSCRLTTSTSRASRWRAGTTQNEAGGLLLARLAAFERRPAAPGGSPVSLGGCVSVARRPVYILGISAFYHDSAACLLRDGEIVAAASEERLTRIKGDPAFPLKASEFCLRQAGITAADLTAVGFYDKPLLKFERILETYLGVAPRGFRQFLMAGPLWVKEKLFLDREIREALQYEGEIYYAEHHDSHAASAYYPSPFDEAAVLTMDGVGEWATASIGVGRGAELTMLQDLQWPDSLGLLYSAFTYYTGFKVNSGEYKVMGLAPYGEPRYVDHIFRELIDLKEDGSFRMNQRYFRYLDGLTMTSPAFDELFGGPPRVPESKLTQKEMDLARSVQAVCEEIMLRMARTAHKVTGLPDLCLAGGVALNCVGNGRLLREGPFRRLWIQPAAGDAGGALGVAQLVWHRQLQQPRPSPHGRDAMRGAYLGPDYTPEQIETYLTSVGARYERLDREPLLERAAALLADEKIVGWFDGRMEFGPRALGARSILGDPRSPRMQAQMNIKIKFREGFRPFAPSVLRERVQDYFELDGDSPYMLLVAPVKRERQIPMTEAQRKLWGIEQLNIPRSDIPAVTHIDYSARIQTVTADVSPNYHGLIQAFERRTGCPVVVNTSFNVRGEPIVCDPADAYRCFMRTHIDALVLYPFLLRKEDQPEWKETSDWQKEFQLD, encoded by the coding sequence ATGACTTCATGCAGATTGACCACGTCTACATCTCGGGCCAGCCGATGGCGGGCGGGGACGACGCAGAATGAGGCAGGTGGCCTGCTTCTTGCCCGTCTGGCCGCGTTCGAACGCCGCCCGGCCGCGCCGGGCGGGAGTCCTGTCTCGCTGGGGGGGTGCGTGAGCGTGGCCCGTCGTCCGGTGTACATCCTCGGCATCTCCGCCTTCTATCACGACAGCGCGGCCTGCCTCCTGCGCGACGGCGAGATCGTCGCCGCGGCGAGCGAGGAGCGCCTCACCCGGATCAAGGGCGACCCCGCCTTTCCGCTGAAGGCGAGCGAGTTCTGCCTGCGCCAGGCCGGCATCACCGCCGCGGACCTCACCGCCGTGGGCTTCTACGACAAGCCGCTGCTCAAGTTCGAGCGGATCCTCGAGACGTACCTCGGGGTGGCGCCCCGGGGCTTCCGCCAGTTCCTGATGGCGGGCCCGCTCTGGGTCAAGGAGAAGCTCTTCCTGGATCGCGAGATCCGCGAGGCGCTCCAGTACGAGGGCGAGATCTACTACGCCGAGCACCACGACTCCCATGCGGCGAGCGCCTACTACCCGTCACCGTTCGACGAGGCCGCCGTCCTCACCATGGACGGCGTCGGCGAATGGGCCACCGCGTCGATCGGGGTAGGTCGCGGGGCCGAGCTGACGATGCTCCAGGACCTGCAGTGGCCTGACTCGCTCGGCCTGCTGTACTCCGCCTTCACCTACTACACCGGATTCAAGGTGAACTCCGGCGAGTACAAGGTGATGGGCCTCGCACCCTACGGGGAGCCCCGGTACGTAGACCACATCTTCCGCGAGCTGATCGACCTCAAGGAGGACGGCAGCTTCCGGATGAACCAGCGCTACTTCCGCTACCTCGACGGGCTCACGATGACGAGCCCCGCCTTCGACGAGCTGTTCGGCGGGCCGCCACGGGTGCCCGAGTCGAAGCTGACCCAGAAGGAGATGGACCTGGCCCGGTCGGTTCAGGCGGTGTGCGAGGAGATCATGCTTCGGATGGCGCGCACGGCCCACAAGGTGACCGGCCTGCCTGACCTCTGCCTGGCGGGGGGCGTGGCGCTCAACTGCGTCGGGAACGGACGCCTGCTGCGCGAGGGGCCCTTCCGCCGCCTCTGGATCCAGCCCGCGGCTGGCGACGCCGGCGGGGCCCTCGGCGTGGCCCAGCTGGTCTGGCACCGGCAGCTCCAGCAGCCGCGTCCATCGCCCCACGGGCGGGACGCCATGCGGGGGGCCTACCTCGGTCCGGACTACACGCCGGAACAGATCGAGACGTACCTCACAAGCGTCGGGGCGCGCTACGAGCGCCTCGACCGGGAACCGCTGCTGGAACGGGCCGCGGCGCTGCTGGCCGACGAGAAGATCGTAGGGTGGTTCGATGGTCGCATGGAGTTCGGGCCCCGCGCCCTGGGGGCGCGGAGCATTCTTGGCGACCCGCGCAGCCCGCGCATGCAGGCACAGATGAACATCAAGATCAAGTTCCGCGAGGGCTTCCGCCCCTTCGCGCCAAGTGTGCTGCGAGAGCGGGTCCAGGACTACTTCGAGCTGGACGGCGACTCGCCCTACATGCTGCTGGTGGCGCCGGTGAAGCGGGAGCGCCAGATCCCCATGACCGAGGCCCAGCGCAAGCTCTGGGGGATCGAGCAGCTCAACATTCCTCGCTCCGACATCCCGGCGGTGACCCACATCGACTACTCCGCCCGGATCCAGACTGTCACCGCCGACGTGAGCCCGAACTACCACGGCCTGATCCAGGCCTTCGAGCGGCGGACCGGCTGCCCGGTGGTGGTGAACACGTCATTCAACGTGCGGGGCGAGCCGATCGTGTGCGATCCGGCCGATGCCTATCGCTGCTTCATGCGGACCCACATCGACGCGCTGGTCCTGTATCCCTTCCTGCTGCGGAAGGAGGACCAGCCCGAATGGAAGGAGACGTCGGATTGGCAGAAGGAATTCCAGCTCGATTGA
- the asnB gene encoding asparagine synthase (glutamine-hydrolyzing) produces the protein MCGLAGLIQAEPGSREVVSAVVSAMTETLEHRGPDDQGVFVDPAGRVALGFRRLAITDLSALGHQPMVSASGRFTMVFNGEVFNHQALRRELAAGGATFRGHSDTETILGAFEAWGIRAAVRRFVGMFAIAVWDGEQQELTLLRDRLGIKPLFVYAEPGLVTFGSELKALHQGPAFDPSLDSTAVLAYLRYLYVPAPATIFQRVRKLEAGHLLTIRDPAQPLPASEPFWSLAEVAAAGQASRLGGSDAEVEAQFDALLVDAVRLRMEADVPLGALLSGGVDSSTVVAVMQELSPRPVRTFTIGFDRAEHDEAGYAREIAAHLGTDHTELYLTGDAALEVVPRLAEMYDEPLANPSQIPTYLVCQLARQHVTVALTGDGADELFAGYNRYVHGERMIARAASLPAPLRHLVSRGLSAVGPEGWDRVERVAGRLVPGAGRVRLAGSKAHKLSRLMAADSAFEQYRSLMSMWDAPARLLRRAGPEVDRTRGVFEGPAPLLERMMLADQMTYLPDDLLAKVDRASMAVSLEARVPLLDHRLVEFSWRLPRQFKVRDGRGKWILRQSAYRRVPRALLEREKVGFTVPIREWLRGPLRPWAEAMLAPEKLEATGLLAPAAVRAAWDRFQGGQGDDGLGLWALCQLQAWCERWQQAPRMTSAGGMR, from the coding sequence ATGTGCGGGCTGGCGGGACTGATCCAGGCCGAGCCGGGGAGCCGGGAGGTGGTGTCGGCGGTCGTGAGCGCGATGACCGAGACACTTGAGCACCGGGGTCCGGATGACCAAGGGGTCTTCGTTGATCCGGCGGGGCGGGTGGCGCTCGGTTTCCGGCGACTGGCCATCACCGACCTCTCCGCGCTCGGGCACCAGCCCATGGTGTCGGCTTCGGGGCGGTTCACGATGGTCTTCAACGGCGAGGTGTTCAATCACCAGGCGCTGCGCCGGGAACTCGCTGCGGGCGGCGCCACCTTCCGGGGCCATTCCGACACGGAGACGATCCTCGGCGCGTTCGAGGCGTGGGGCATCCGGGCTGCGGTGCGTCGGTTCGTGGGGATGTTCGCCATCGCAGTGTGGGATGGGGAACAGCAGGAACTGACGCTGCTGCGGGACCGTCTCGGGATCAAGCCGCTGTTCGTCTACGCCGAGCCGGGGCTGGTCACGTTCGGTTCGGAGCTCAAGGCCCTGCATCAGGGCCCCGCTTTCGACCCCTCGCTCGACTCCACCGCGGTCCTGGCCTACCTCCGGTACCTCTACGTCCCCGCGCCGGCGACGATCTTCCAGCGGGTCCGCAAGCTGGAGGCCGGTCACCTGTTGACGATCCGCGACCCCGCGCAGCCGCTGCCAGCCTCCGAGCCGTTCTGGTCGCTCGCGGAGGTGGCGGCGGCGGGGCAGGCCTCGCGGCTGGGTGGCTCCGACGCCGAGGTCGAGGCCCAGTTCGATGCGCTCCTGGTCGACGCGGTCCGGCTCCGGATGGAAGCCGACGTGCCGCTCGGCGCCTTGCTTTCCGGCGGCGTGGATTCGAGCACGGTCGTCGCGGTCATGCAGGAGCTTTCGCCCCGGCCGGTTCGCACCTTCACCATCGGCTTCGACCGCGCGGAGCATGACGAAGCGGGCTACGCCCGCGAGATCGCGGCTCACCTCGGCACGGACCACACCGAGCTGTACCTGACCGGCGACGCGGCCTTGGAGGTCGTTCCCCGGCTCGCGGAGATGTACGACGAGCCCCTCGCCAATCCGTCGCAGATCCCGACCTACCTGGTCTGCCAGCTGGCTCGCCAGCACGTGACCGTGGCGCTCACCGGTGACGGGGCCGATGAGCTCTTTGCCGGCTACAATCGCTACGTGCACGGCGAACGCATGATTGCGCGGGCGGCCAGCCTGCCCGCGCCGCTGCGGCACCTGGTCTCCCGCGGCCTCTCGGCGGTGGGACCCGAGGGCTGGGACCGGGTCGAGCGGGTGGCCGGTCGGCTGGTGCCGGGGGCCGGGCGCGTCCGCCTGGCGGGGAGCAAGGCCCACAAGCTGAGCCGCCTCATGGCCGCCGACTCGGCGTTCGAGCAGTACCGCTCGCTGATGTCCATGTGGGACGCGCCCGCGCGCCTCCTGCGGCGAGCGGGGCCCGAGGTGGACCGGACCCGAGGCGTGTTCGAGGGCCCCGCGCCGCTCCTGGAGCGGATGATGCTCGCCGACCAGATGACCTACCTGCCGGACGACCTCCTCGCCAAAGTGGATCGGGCCAGCATGGCGGTGAGCCTCGAGGCGCGGGTTCCGCTGCTCGACCACCGCCTGGTCGAGTTCAGCTGGCGGCTGCCCCGCCAGTTCAAGGTGCGGGACGGGCGCGGCAAGTGGATCCTGCGCCAGTCGGCCTACCGGCGGGTGCCCCGGGCGCTGCTGGAACGGGAGAAGGTCGGCTTCACGGTCCCGATCCGCGAATGGCTGCGCGGTCCCCTGCGGCCCTGGGCGGAGGCGATGCTCGCGCCGGAGAAGCTGGAGGCCACGGGGCTGCTGGCACCGGCGGCCGTTCGGGCGGCGTGGGACCGGTTCCAGGGGGGCCAGGGCGATGATGGCCTGGGGCTGTGGGCGCTGTGCCAGCTCCAAGCCTGGTGCGAGCGGTGGCAGCAGGCGCCACGGATGACCAGCGCGGGAGGGATGCGATGA